One window from the genome of Salvia miltiorrhiza cultivar Shanhuang (shh) chromosome 7, IMPLAD_Smil_shh, whole genome shotgun sequence encodes:
- the LOC130995402 gene encoding gamma-glutamylcyclotransferase 2-2-like, protein MDGQIATAFGPCGNNRDYLFLLEKAMFDIGHEDDYVIELANEVRKVLLNLSGLLKENKLSSLSPLKMKASPGAIAMDLRVVGAGDFAGGGGD, encoded by the exons ATGGACGGGCAAATCGCGACGGCCTTTGGCCCCTGCGGCAACAATAGGGACTACCTTTTCTTGCTGGAGAAGGCCATGTTTGATATTG GTCATGAAGATGACTACGTTATCGAGCTAGCTAACGAGGTAAGGAAGGTGCTTCTGAATCTCAGCGGTTTGCTCAAGGAAAACAAGTTGTCGAGTTTGTCGCCACTGAAAATGAAGGCTTCGCCTGGGGCAATCGCCATGGATTTGAGGGTGGTCGGTGCcggcgacttcgccggaggaggGGGTGACTGA